A genome region from Prionailurus viverrinus isolate Anna chromosome A3, UM_Priviv_1.0, whole genome shotgun sequence includes the following:
- the YTHDF1 gene encoding YTH domain-containing family protein 1 → MSATSVDPQRTKGQDTKVQNGSLHQKDTVHDNDFEPYLSGQSNQSNSYPSMADPYLSSYYPPSIGFPYSLSEAPWSTGGDPPIPYLTTYGQLSNGDHHFMHDAVFGQPGGLGNSIYQHRFNFFPENPAFSAWGTSGSQGQQAQSSAYGSSYTYPPSSLGGTIVDGQTGFHSDTLNKAPGMNSLEQGMVGLKIGDVTTSAVKTVGSVVSSVAMAGVLSGNGGTSVNMPVSKPTSWAAIASKPAKPQPKMKAKSGPVIGAALPPPPIKHNMDIGTWDNKGPVPKPPAPQQAPAPQPAPQPQPVVQPLPAQPPPLAQPQYPSPQQPPQTRWVAPRNRNAAFGQGGGAGGDGNSPGSAQPHSAPSVESHPVLEKLKAAHSYNPKEFDWNLKSGRVFIIKSYSEDDIHRSIKYSIWCSTEHGNKRLDGAFRAAGSKGPVYLLFSVNGSGHFCGVAEMKSPVDYGTSAGVWSQDKWKGKFDVKWIFVKDVPNNQLRHIRLENNDNKPVTNSRDTQEVPLEKAKQVLRIIASYKHTTSIFDDFSHYEKRQEEEEEVRKERQNRNKQ, encoded by the exons AGTAACAGTTACCCCTCCATGGCGGATCCTTACCTGTCCAGCTACTACCCACCGTCCATCGGATTTCCTTACTCCCTCAGTGAGGCGCCCTGGTCCACTGGAGGGGACCCTCCGATCCCGTACCTCACCACCTACGGACAGCTCAGTAACGGAGACCACCACTTCATGCACGATGCCGTCTTCGGCCAGCCCGGGGGCCTGGGGAACAGCATCTACCAGCACAGGTTCAATTTCTTCCCCGAAAACCCTGCCTTCTCCGCCTGGGGGACGAGCGGGTCTCAGGGGCAGCAGGCTCAGAGCTCAGCCTACGGGAGCAGCTACACGTACCCGCCGAGCTCCCTGGGTGGCACGATCGTGGACGGGCAGACGGGCTTCCACAGCGATACCCTCAACAAGGCCCCCGGCATGAACAGCCTGGAGCAGGGCATGGTGGGCCTGAAGATCGGGGACGTCACCACCTCTGCCGTCAAGACCGTGGGGTCGGTGGTTAGCAGCGTGGCGATGGCCGGTGTCCTTTCCGGGAATGGTGGGACGAGCGTGAATATGCCGGTTTCAAAGCCGACCTCGTGGGCTGCCATCGCCAGCAAGCCGGCAAAGCCACAGccgaaaatgaaagcaaaaagcgGACCTGTCATTGGGGCAGCCCTGCCCCCGCCACCTATAAAGCATAACATGGACATCGGCACGTGGGACAACAAAGGGCCTGTGCCCAAGCCTCCGGCGCCGCAGCAGGCACCGGCCCCCCAGCCTGCCCCGCAGCCCCAGCCGGTTGTGCAGCCTCTTCCCGCTCAGCCCCCCCCTTTGGCCCAACCGCAGTATCCGAGCCCTCAGCAGCCACCCCAGACCCGCTGGGTCGCCCCTCGCAACAGAAATGCGGCCTTCGGGCAGGGCGGAGGGGCCGGCGGCGACGGTAACTCTCCTGGAAGCGCTCAGCCTCATTCTGCCCCCAGTGTGGAGTCCCACCCCGTTCTGGAAAAACTGAAAGCGGCCCACAGCTATAACCCTAAGGAGTTTGATTGGAATCTCAAGAGCGGCCGCGTGTTCATCATAAAGAGCTACTCGGAGGACGACATCCACCGCTCCATCAAGTACTCGATCTGGTGCAGCACGGAGCACGGCAACAAGCGCCTGGACGGGGCCTTCCGCGCCGCCGGCAGCAAGGGGCCCGTGTACCTGCTCTTCAGCGTCAACGGGAGCGGGCACTTCTGCGGGGTGGCCGAGATGAAGTCGCCCGTGGACTACGGCACCAGTGCGGGGGTCTGGTCTCAGGACAAGTGGAAAGGCAAGTTTGACGTGAAATGGATTTTCGTCAAGGACGTGCCCAACAACCAGCTGCGGCACATCAGGCTGGAGAATAATGACAACAAGCCGGTCACCAACTCCCGTGACACCCAGGAGGTGCCCTTAGAGAAAGCAAAGCAAGTGCTCAGAATCATCGCTTCCTACAAGCACACGACCTCCATCTTTGACGACTTTTCTCACTACGAGAAGcgtcaggaggaggaggaggaggtgcgCAAG GAACGGCAGAATCGAAACAAACAGTAA